One Nostoc punctiforme PCC 73102 DNA window includes the following coding sequences:
- a CDS encoding acetyl ornithine aminotransferase family protein encodes MLSIPINLNLPRIPHLITSLPGPLAQAIVQRDRAVTSPSYTRDYPLVVSRGQGCMVEDVDGNVFLDMTAGIAVTATGHAHPEVVKAIQEQSERLLHMSGTDFYYEPMVELAEQLAIRAPFPQPQGNSAFPAKVFFTNSGAESNEGALKLAKYYTKRSLIVAFLGAFHGRTYGAMSLTGSKAVQRANFGPLVPGVTHIPYGTHASLDYLEQQLFGTILPPQEVAAIVVEPIQGEGGYIVPEDGFLKRIRDICDRHGILMVVDEVQAGMGRTGRLFAIEHWGVMPDIITTAKGIASGLPLGAILAKPELMTWPPGSHATTFGGNPVACAAGIATLRLLESGLMANATQMGELLQASLSELHQRFPRVSPPRGKGLMVAVDLLDEQGNLDRELRDRIIQEAFLRGLLLLGCGKAAIRFCPPLVIDSDQIQIALQIISNILTS; translated from the coding sequence ATGTTAAGTATCCCTATTAACTTAAATTTACCTCGTATACCCCATTTAATAACTTCCTTACCTGGACCTCTTGCTCAAGCAATTGTACAGCGCGATCGCGCCGTAACTTCCCCTTCTTACACCCGTGATTATCCGTTAGTTGTATCTCGCGGACAAGGCTGTATGGTAGAAGATGTGGATGGCAATGTATTTCTGGATATGACCGCAGGTATTGCTGTTACCGCCACCGGACACGCCCACCCGGAAGTCGTCAAAGCAATTCAAGAACAATCCGAACGTCTGCTGCACATGTCAGGGACAGATTTTTATTATGAACCGATGGTGGAACTGGCGGAACAACTAGCGATTCGCGCCCCTTTTCCTCAACCACAGGGTAACAGTGCATTCCCGGCAAAAGTATTTTTCACCAATTCTGGGGCAGAGTCAAATGAAGGAGCGCTAAAACTAGCTAAATATTACACCAAGCGATCGCTAATTGTGGCTTTCTTAGGCGCATTTCACGGACGCACTTATGGGGCAATGTCTCTCACGGGTTCTAAAGCAGTGCAGCGAGCGAATTTTGGGCCTTTAGTTCCTGGGGTAACTCATATCCCTTATGGGACTCACGCCAGCTTAGATTACCTGGAACAACAGCTATTTGGGACAATTTTACCACCGCAAGAAGTAGCCGCGATTGTAGTTGAGCCGATTCAAGGAGAGGGTGGTTATATCGTACCAGAGGATGGTTTTTTAAAACGGATTCGGGATATTTGCGATCGCCACGGTATTCTGATGGTAGTGGATGAAGTGCAAGCGGGAATGGGGCGGACAGGTCGCTTATTTGCGATCGAGCATTGGGGAGTGATGCCTGATATTATTACTACTGCTAAAGGTATCGCCAGTGGTTTGCCATTAGGAGCGATACTTGCAAAACCTGAGTTAATGACTTGGCCTCCTGGTTCTCACGCTACTACATTTGGCGGAAATCCCGTTGCTTGTGCTGCCGGTATTGCTACACTGCGATTGTTAGAAAGTGGTTTGATGGCAAACGCTACCCAAATGGGAGAACTTTTACAAGCTAGCCTTAGTGAGTTGCACCAAAGATTTCCGAGAGTATCGCCGCCACGAGGTAAAGGTTTGATGGTTGCAGTGGATTTATTGGATGAACAAGGTAATCTAGATCGTGAATTGCGCGATCGCATTATTCAAGAAGCTTTTTTACGCGGTTTATTATTACTAGGTTGCGGTAAAGCAGCAATTCGTTTCTGTCCCCCTCTAGTTATCGACAGCGACCAAATTCAAATAGCCCTTCAGATTATCAGCAACATTCTAACTTCTTAA
- a CDS encoding CBS domain-containing protein, whose product MLKASDIMTRDVATIHSSATVAEAVRLLRARDWKALVVDRRHKQDAYGMITEKDIVYKVIAYGKDPFSVRVHEVMTKPCIVVNPELSLEYVARLFADHNLQRAPVIQGELLGIISLVDILANINFLEQPHTFQLEQQLQDEIKKAHIVCDRQGIYSEECAVAWDAIEELQAEIAHQRAEKVVKTAFEEYCDEYPQAKEIYDNRV is encoded by the coding sequence ATGTTGAAAGCATCTGACATTATGACTAGAGATGTTGCTACGATTCACAGTTCAGCAACAGTGGCTGAAGCAGTTAGACTCTTGAGAGCAAGGGACTGGAAAGCACTGGTTGTAGATCGCCGCCATAAACAGGATGCCTACGGGATGATTACTGAAAAGGATATTGTATATAAAGTAATTGCTTATGGTAAAGATCCCTTTAGTGTGCGTGTTCATGAAGTGATGACCAAGCCTTGTATAGTTGTCAATCCTGAACTTTCTTTAGAATACGTAGCGCGGTTATTTGCCGACCATAATTTGCAGAGAGCGCCCGTTATTCAGGGCGAACTACTGGGTATTATTTCCCTGGTTGACATTCTAGCTAATATTAACTTTCTTGAGCAACCCCATACTTTCCAGCTAGAACAACAGCTTCAGGACGAAATTAAAAAAGCTCATATCGTTTGCGATCGCCAAGGCATCTATTCAGAAGAATGTGCTGTTGCTTGGGATGCGATCGAGGAATTACAAGCCGAAATAGCACATCAACGGGCCGAGAAAGTCGTGAAAACAGCCTTTGAAGAATATTGCGATGAATATCCACAAGCTAAAGAAATTTATGACAATCGGGTCTAG
- a CDS encoding DUF1338 domain-containing protein — translation MKPEIALNLWQLLWQEYSARVNHARTYQQMITTAGGTVANDHIAFRSLRLLVDSPQGEVNLGIDYLAQFAEALGYVAAGEYNFAQTHLYARYYRHPQQEEFNLPKLFISELIVDELPANIAQLISKTVSAIPHQLASPVTLLKKDAEIETIAKQLQQVFTRPWLPPRRSVVEEVNQVTQYGAWVLLHGYGVNHFTGYVNGQNTPEYPDIDTTASGLAHLGVPMKAEIEGNVACGLRQTATQAVTEMVTVLDDNSGVEIQIPWTYAYYEIAQRYPVEVEPGKQILFDAFLGSNAQQLFEMTRLSK, via the coding sequence ATGAAACCCGAAATAGCCTTAAATTTATGGCAATTACTTTGGCAAGAATACAGCGCCAGAGTCAATCATGCCCGTACCTACCAGCAAATGATAACTACTGCGGGTGGGACTGTTGCCAACGACCACATCGCCTTTCGGTCTTTGCGTTTATTAGTAGATAGTCCACAGGGTGAAGTTAATTTGGGAATTGACTATCTCGCACAATTTGCAGAAGCTTTGGGTTACGTGGCGGCTGGAGAGTATAATTTTGCTCAAACTCATCTATATGCCCGTTATTATCGCCATCCGCAGCAAGAGGAATTTAACTTACCCAAACTCTTTATTAGCGAGTTGATTGTTGATGAACTGCCTGCTAATATTGCTCAACTCATCTCTAAAACAGTATCTGCAATCCCACACCAACTAGCCTCACCCGTTACTCTTCTCAAAAAAGACGCGGAGATTGAAACCATTGCCAAACAACTTCAGCAAGTCTTCACCCGTCCTTGGCTACCTCCCAGGCGTTCTGTTGTCGAAGAGGTCAATCAGGTTACTCAGTATGGGGCTTGGGTGTTGCTGCACGGATATGGTGTCAACCATTTTACAGGCTACGTCAACGGACAGAATACCCCAGAATATCCAGACATTGATACTACCGCTAGTGGTTTGGCTCATCTGGGTGTACCAATGAAAGCAGAGATAGAGGGAAATGTTGCCTGTGGTTTGCGGCAAACTGCAACTCAAGCTGTAACAGAAATGGTGACAGTGCTAGATGATAACAGTGGCGTAGAAATTCAGATCCCTTGGACTTATGCCTATTATGAAATTGCCCAGCGTTATCCAGTCGAAGTCGAGCCTGGAAAGCAGATACTTTTTGATGCTTTTTTAGGAAGTAATGCCCAGCAATTGTTTGAAATGACTCGTTTATCTAAATAG